One Drosophila santomea strain STO CAGO 1482 chromosome X, Prin_Dsan_1.1, whole genome shotgun sequence DNA segment encodes these proteins:
- the LOC120456182 gene encoding serine/threonine-protein kinase Nek2: MNGEESAGMDFSQKTLQDYEVLAVMGNGSFGTCYKVRDKSTGELFAWKGMNYDELDEAKCDALVSEISVLRQLQHPNIVQYYHHLVNREAKSVYIVMECCAGGDLAQIVQRARSQRKRFEEPYIWRVLFQLCRALQVCHNKIPNGTILHRDIKPANIFLDAAGNAKLGDFGLARMLRRDQSFAASFVGTPHYMSPELVKGRKYDRKSDVWAVGCLVYEMCALRPPFRGRAFDQLSEKIAQGEFSRIPAVYSADLQEIIAFMLAVDHEQRPGIEVIIRHPLVVRNISELDGNFPCLVDAGEDFFTLPSGGRLFEDEEEDEVHPELSSTMFTEQYSFNEGYGQRRLSVTGVFTPDLRSELFYSAKRKIFPAKKLQLSDPALYESIRREEQAEERQVELEQERRRRKDQEQQKNGQETLKNELLKEANSSPRALTQNIFDEVLKTRLHAIRAQESLLQQKLEELQAREQELQLAEQRVQSLERQMQEKLIQQEKHTCNCRQPIAPPIPPRKPAKSHHDDTYCTIELNETSPTVAKLNLATLPAPKSLNTLRKVTFKSPQKFVTYGIENMPPPTVNPAVNPPPTGVPMQMSVSSNDSGDSQASSTRRKSILSLFGLSRGSKATSKSLPAVNQAAQTAAARVQRPPLAVKPPITQEQPVAAPPVANLWTKEQKKQAFELLAAMNAAEREASGSGVGGSGPGGARRQHLRQSVRERNSTLQRNRMRRSLVVASGHQKLTTRDQMVI, from the coding sequence ATGAACGGAGAGGAATCTGCCGGCATGGACTTTTCGCAAAAGACCCTGCAGGATTACGAGGTTTTGGCTGTGATGGGGAATGGATCCTTCGGCACCTGCTACAAGGTGCGCGACAAGAGCACCGGGGAATTGTTCGCCTGGAAGGGAATGAACTATGATGAACTGGACGAGGCCAAGTGCGATGCCTTGGTTTCCGAGATCAGTGTACTGCGGCAGCTTCAGCATCCCAATATTGTGCAGTACTACCACCATCTGGTGAACCGAGAGGCCAAGTCAGTGTACATTGTGATGGAGTGCTGTGCCGGCGGCGATCTCGCCCAGATTGTCCAGCGTGCGAGGTCCCAAAGGAAGCGGTTCGAGGAGCCCTACATCTGGCGGGTGCTCTTCCAACTTTGCCGGGCGCTTCAGGTGTGCCACAACAAAATCCCCAACGGGACCATCTTGCATCGCGATATCAAGCCGGCTAATATCTTCCTGGATGCAGCCGGGAATGCCAAACTGGGAGATTTCGGTCTGGCCCGGATGCTGCGACGAGATCAGAGCTTTGCCGCCTCATTTGTGGGCACGCCGCACTACATGAGCCCGGAGTTGGTGAAGGGCAGGAAATACGACCGGAAGAGCGATGTCTGGGCCGTTGGTTGTCTGGTCTACGAGATGTGCGCCCTGCGACCGCCGTTTCGCGGTAGAGCCTTTGACCAGTTGTCCGAGAAGATCGCCCAGGGTGAATTCAGTCGGATTCCGGCGGTCTATAGTGCTGATCTGCAGGAGATCATCGCCTTCATGCTGGCTGTGGATCATGAACAGCGTCCTGGCATCGAGGTTATCATTCGGCATCCGCTGGTGGTGCGTAATATCAGCGAGTTGGATGGCAATTTTCCATGTCTAGTTGATGCTGGAGAGGACTTCTTCACACTGCCTTCTGGTGGCAGACTTTTCGAGGACGAAGAGGAGGATGAGGTGCATCCAGAGTTATCGAGCACCATGTTTACGGAACAGTACAGCTTCAATGAAGGCTATGGGCAAAGGCGCCTCAGCGTCACTGGTGTTTTTACTCCAGATTTGCGAAGTGAACTTTTCTACTCCGCCAAGCGAAAGATCTTTCCTGCCAAAAAACTACAGTTGTCGGATCCCGCCCTATATGAAAGTATAAGGAGAGAGGAACAAGCGGAGGAGAGGCAGGTGGAATTGGAGCAGGAGCGGCGCCGCAGGAAGGatcaggagcagcagaaaaatGGACAAGAAACCCTTAAAAATGAGCTTTTGAAGGAAGCCAATAGCAGTCCACGTGCTCTTACCCAAAACATATTCGATGAGGTACTGAAGACTCGTCTCCACGCAATTCGTGCCCAAGAGTCCCTGTTGCAGCagaagctggaggagctgcaggcCAGGGAGCAGGAGCTACAGCTGGCCGAGCAGCGTGTACAATCGCTGGAGCGGCAGATGCAGGAAAAACTTATCCAGCAGGAGAAACATACTTGCAATTGCAGGCAGCCCATTGCTCCGCCCATTCCACCGAGGAAGCCAGCGAAGTCGCACCATGATGACACCTACTGCACCATTGAACTCAACGAAACATCGCCCACGGTGGCTAAACTCAATTTGGCCACTCTTCCGGCACCAAAATCGCTAAACACTTTGCGTAAGGTTACCTTCAAGTCGCCACAAAAGTTTGTCACGTATGGCATCGAGAATATGCCCCCACCGACGGTGAATCCGGCAGTGAATCCTCCGCCCACTGGTGTTCCCATGCAAATGAGCGTATCCAGCAATGATTCCGGGGACAGCCAGGCCTCCTCCACCCGCAGGAAGTCCATACTCTCGCTTTTCGGGTTGAGTCGCGGATCCAAGGCGACCTCCAAATCCTTGCCAGCGGTCAACCAGGCAGCCCAAACAGCTGCAGCTCGCGTGCAGCGACCCCCTTTGGCCGTCAAGCCACCGATCACCCAGGAGCAGCCGGTAGCAGCTCCGCCAGTGGCCAATCTCTGGACAAAGGAGCAGAAGAAACAGGCCTTCGAGCTGCTGGCGGCCATGAATGCGGCGGAGAGGGAGGCCAGCGGTAGTGGAGTCGGTGGATCTGGACCCGGTGGAGCACGTCGCCAGCATCTGCGGCAATCGGTGAGGGAGCGGAACTCCACGCTCCAGCGAAACCGCATGCGCAGATCCTTGGTGGTGGCCAGTGGCCATCAGAAACTAACAACGCGCGACCAGATGGTGATCTGA
- the LOC120456231 gene encoding NADH dehydrogenase [ubiquinone] 1 beta subcomplex subunit 1, with protein sequence MVLGLDKRALWGALPLLGFAIGHFLDKKETERMTMFRDKSALYGRPGGNEGKAPSW encoded by the coding sequence ATGGTCTTGGGACTGGATAAGCGAGCACTGTGGGGCGCGCTGCCCCTGCTGGGATTCGCCATCGGTCACTTCCTGGACAAGAAGGAGACGGAACGAATGACCATGTTCCGCGACAAGAGTGCCCTGTACGGCCGCCCCGGTGGCAACGAGGGTAAGGCGCCATCCTGGTAG
- the LOC120456232 gene encoding uncharacterized protein LOC120456232, translating into MGSGIVVQLARKYGAVIFFPTVAVGSIYADWSHTREWKRQQLQLAHQAQLKDQR; encoded by the coding sequence ATGGGCAGTGGGATTGTGGTTCAATTGGCACGAAAGTACGGCGCAGTGATATTCTTTCCCACTGTTGCAGTCGGATCGATTTACGCAGATTGGTCGCACACACGCGAGTGGAAACGCCAGCAGCTCCAGTTGGCACACCAAGCCCAGCTAAAGGATCAGCGCTAG
- the LOC120456178 gene encoding general vesicular transport factor p115, which yields MEFLKSGIKTVLGSTEPGQQPSAAETVEKLVDRVYSSTLLEDRRDACRALKALSRKYRIEVGAQGMPPLVQVLQNDGQDAEIISYALDTLCNVVTSEEFDEEADNPTVSVNVGEQFTEMFIKTPEHVTVVMGYLDEYDFRVRRAAIQLITSLISNKTRELQDLILVSPMGVSKLMDLLTDSREVIRNDVLLLLIELTKGNSNIQKIVAFENAFDRLFEIVREEGCSDGGIVVEDCLILLLNLLKNNSSNQQFFKEGSYIQRLAPMFELSQDAEEVGWSPQKVSNFHCLLQVVRALVTPSNQQQVVAACQRVMQKSRLLHALCEILMSSGVPPDILTETINAVAEVVRGDRDNQDEWGRVMAPSSPPRPVIVVLLMSMINEKQLLALRCAVLYCFECFLYRNPDGQRAVVQTLLPSSASDVSALSTGQLLCTGLFSTDALANWFSAVALMHSLVENVALKEELLRVLLATPGGQRPITLLEQCTNLMQQERYRLQSKVGLLMLLSLWLAHCPGAVKALLETQGTMAYLTAQLCSNEHDEREFLVQGMCAFLMGLCIQFNDNSLPGQKREDISQLIIKRIGQESFCSKLAEVSRHEAYSRACKQAQIRAKSAGELLLDFEYCKLYKGLEALIAKLVSGFDVDGIELTELTLSSEASALVSQYKGIIRGMDAQIQALQQSSKELEQENAELKEKLGEEQSLKAQLLDQNTLLKAQLGASTGQVQSAQGAESTPTANEEELNAARYQANMYFAENIRLTKELETLRQQLSAEKQRADAAQESLAATQKDQEDLLELLADQEAKLTRYEEVDSSNAPPTSNVAPSVPAAGEESPIPSGTASR from the coding sequence ATGGAGTTCCTGAAGAGTGGCATCAAAACGGTGCTGGGCAGCACGGAGCCGGGCCAGCAGCCGAGTGCCGCCGAGACGGTGGAAAAGCTGGTGGACCGTGTCTACTCATCAACGCTCCTGGAGGATCGCCGTGATGCCTGCCGAGCGCTGAAGGCCCTGTCCCGCAAGTACCGCATCGAGGTGGGCGCACAGGGCATGCCACCGCTGGTTCAGGTGCTCCAGAACGATGGACAGGATGCAGAGATCATTAGCTATGCACTGGACACACTGTGCAACGTGGTCACCAGTGAGGAGTTCGACGAGGAGGCGGACAATCCCACCGTTTCGGTGAATGTGGGCGAGCAGTTCACGGAGATGTTCATTAAGACGCCGGAGCACGTCACCGTGGTAATGGGCTATCTGGACGAGTATGATTTCCGAGTGCGGCGCGCCGCCATCCAATTGATTACGTCCCTCATCTCGAACAAGACGCGAGAACTGCAGGATTTGATCCTGGTCAGTCCCATGGGCGTTTCTAAGCTGATGGATCTGTTGACGGATAGCAGGGAAGTGATTCGCAACGatgtcctgctgctgctgatcgAACTGACCAAGGGCAACTCAAACATTCAGAAAATTGTGGCCTTCGAGAATGCCTTCGACCGCCTTTTTGAAATTGTCCGTGAGGAGGGCTGTTCGGATGGCGGAATTGTGGTGGAGGACTGCCTGATTCTGCTATTGAATCTCCTCAAGAACAACTCTAGTAATCAACAGTTCTTCAAGGAGGGCAGCTATATCCAGCGATTGGCGCCAATGTTTGAGCTCTCACAGGATGCGGAGGAGGTTGGCTGGTCGCCACAGAAGGTCTCAAACTTCCATTGCCTGCTGCAGGTGGTGCGGGCACTGGTCACGCCCAGTAATCAACAGCAGGTGGTGGCCGCCTGCCAGCGGGTCATGCAAAAGTCCCGACTGCTCCATGCTCTCTGTGAGATTCTGATGAGCAGTGGTGTACCGCCGGATATACTCACGGAAACCATCAATGCTGTGGCCGAAGTAGTGCGCGGCGATCGGGACAACCAGGATGAGTGGGGAAGAGTTATGGCTCCGAGCAGTCCACCCAGACCGGTCATCGTGGTCCTCCTTATGTCCATGATCAATGAGAAACAACTGCTGGCCCTGCGCTGCGCCGTTCTTTACTGCTTCGAGTGCTTCCTTTATCGCAATCCCGATGGCCAGCGGGCGGTGGTACAGACCCTGCTGCCCTCCAGTGCGTCCGATGTTAGCGCCCTTTCGACGGGACAACTTCTTTGCACCGGACTCTTCTCCACAGATGCGCTAGCCAACTGGTTCTCCGCAGTGGCCCTGATGCACTCGCTCGTAGAGAATGTAGCTTTAAAGGAGGAGCTACTGCGCGTACTGCTGGCCACTCCGGGTGGCCAAAGGCCCATCACTCTGCTCGAGCAGTGCACTAATCTCATGCAGCAGGAACGCTACCGTTTGCAGAGCAAAGTGGGCCTACTAATGCTCCTCAGCTTGTGGCTGGCCCATTGCCCAGGTGCGGTAAAAGCTTTGCTGGAGACGCAAGGCACCATGGCCTATCTGACGGCCCAACTTTGCTCCAACGAGCACGATGAACGAGAGTTCCTTGTCCAGGGCATGTGCGCCTTCCTCATGGGCCTTTGCATCCAGTTCAATGACAACTCACTGCCCGGACAGAAGCGCGAGGACATCAGTCAGCTAATCATCAAGCGAATTGGCCAGGAGAGCTTCTGTAGCAAACTGGCCGAAGTGTCGCGCCACGAGGCCTACAGCAGGGCCTGCAAGCAGGCTCAGATCCGTGCCAAATCCGCCGGGGAACTGCTGCTCGACTTCGAATATTGCAAGCTGTATAAGGGATTGGAGGCGTTGATTGCCAAGCTGGTCAGCGGATTTGATGTAGATGGCATAGAACTGACCGAACTCACACTGAGCTCGGAAGCTTCTGCATTGGTTTCCCAGTACAAGGGGATTATCCGTGGCATGGATGCCCAAATCCAAGCACTGCAGCAATCCTCCAAAGAACTGGAACAGGAGAATGCCGAACTGAAGGAGAAACTTGGTGAGGAGCAGTCGCTGAAGGCGCAGCTTTTGGACCAAAACACGCTGCTAAAGGCACAGCTGGGAGCCTCCACCGGTCAGGTGCAGTCCGCCCAGGGTGCGGAATCCACGCCAACGGCCAACGAGGAGGAGCTAAATGCCGCTCGCTACCAGGCCAACATGTACTTCGCCGAGAACATCCGTCTGACGAAGGAGCTGGAGACACTACGTCAGCAGTTGTCAGCCGAAAAGCAGCGTGCAGATGCGGCGCAAGAATCCCTGGCGGCCACTCAAAAGGATCAAGAGGATTTGCTCGAACTGCTGGCCGATCAGGAGGCCAAGCTAACGCGTTACGAAGAAGTGGACTCGTCTAATGCCCCTCCCACTTCCAATGTAGCTCCCAGCGTGCCAGCAGCGGGGGAAGAAAGTCCCATTCCCAGTGGCACCGCCAGCAGATAG
- the LOC120456208 gene encoding bystin gives MGKPKKANVATIKNVTLEKQITEGRVAKNKNKDKVKLRAEESANIDARSSQKILAAAKLQQLELDEENFPSLVTVKKVNFNLNDGHVKEDEEVNETDFMADLDMDEDDVAAFERFQQPAQEGKRTLHLSKMIMQKIQEKEADIHTKISDEGSLKIEEIDPKVKEMYEGVRDVLKRYRSGKIPKAFKIIPKLRNWEQILFITEPHNWSAAAMFQGTRIFCSVLSQAMAQRFYNLVLLPRVRDDLCEYKKLNMHLYNALKRALFKPAAFMKGIILPLLEGGDCTLREAIIFGSVVARSSIPVLHSSACLLKICEMAYSGANSIFIRYFLDKRYALPYRVVDAAVFHFLRFENDKRELPVLWHQSLLTFAQRYKNDISSEQRDALLQLLKKKSHFKITPDVRRELQAASCRDVEMMETDNGLAGQPAKMYTDADVEYEG, from the exons ATGGGTAAGCCGAAGAAGGCCAACGTGGCGACGATCAAAAATGTAACCCTGGAGAAGCAGATCACCGAGGGCAGGGTGgccaaaaacaagaacaaggATAAGGTCAAACTGCGTGCCGAGGAATCTGCG AACATCGATGCCAGGAGCAGCCAAAAGATCCTGGCCGCGGCCAAGCTGCAGCAGTTGGAGCTGGACGAGGAGAACTTTCCCAGTCTGGTGACCGTCAAGAAAGTCAACTTCAATTTGA ACGATGGACATGTCAAGGAGGATGAAGAGGTCAACGAGACTGACTTCATGGCCGACCTGGACATGGACGAAGACGATGTGGCCGCTTTCGAGCGTTTCCAGCAACCTGCACAGGAGGGCAAGCGTACACTGCACCTCTCCAAGATGATTATGCAAAAGATCCAGGAGAAGGAGGCCGACATTCATACCAAGATCTCTGACGAGGGCTCTCTAAAGATCGAGGAGATCGACCCGAAAGTGAAGGAGATGTACGAGGGCGTACGCGATGTCTTGAAACGCTATCGCAGTGGCAAGATCCCCAAGGCCTTTAAGATCATACCCAAGCTGCGCAACTGGGAGCAGATTCTGTTTATCACTGAGCCCCACAATTGGAGCGCTGCTGCCATGTTCCAGGGCACCCGCATCTTTTGCTCGGTGCTGTCGCAGGCAATGGCCCAGAGGTTCTATAACCTGGTGCTTCTGCCACGAGTTCGCGATGATCTCTGCGAATACAAGAAGCTAAATATGCATCTTTACAATGCACTCAAGAGGGCTCTGTTCAAGCCGGCTGCCTTCATGAAGGGCATCATTCTGCCGCTGCTCGAGGGCGGCGATTGCACACTGCGCGAGGCTATCATTTTCGGCAGCGTGGTGGCCCGCAGCTCCATTCCCGTCCTGCACTCCTCCGCCTGCCTGCTGAAGATCTGCGAGATGGCCTACTCGGGAGCCAACTCCATATTCATCCGCTACTTCCTGGACAAGCGGTATGCTCTGCCTTATCGCGTCGTGGATGCCGCAGTCTTTCACTTTCTGAG ATTCGAGAACGACAAGCGTGAGTTACCAGTGCTATGGCACCAGAGCCTGCTGACCTTTGCCCAGCGCTACAAGAACGATATATCCTCCGAACAGCGGGATGCACTGCTCCAGCTGCTCAA AAAGAAGAGCCATTTCAAGATTACACCCGATGTGCGTAGGGAGCTGCAGGCGGCCAGTTGTCGCGACGTCGAAATGATGGAGACGGATAATGGCCTGGCTGGGCAGCCAGCCAAGATGTACACAGATGCGGATGTGGAGTACGAGGGCTGA
- the LOC120456222 gene encoding 40S ribosomal protein S6: protein MKLNVSYPATGCQKLFEVVDEHKLRVFYEKRMGQVVEADILGDEWKGYQLRIAGGNDKQGFPMKQGVLTHGRVRLLLKKGHSCYRPRRTGERKRKSVRGCIVDANMSVLALVVLKKGEQDIPGLTDTTIPRRLGPKRASKIRKLYNLSKEDDVRRFVVRRPLPAKDNKKATSKAPKIQRLITPVVLQRKHRRIALKKKRQTASKEAAADYAKLLVQRKKESKAKREEAKRRRSASIRESKSSISSDKK from the exons ATGAAG CTCAACGTTTCCTATCCCGCGACGGGATGCCAAAAGCTGTTCGAAGTGGTGGACGAGCACAAGCTGCGCGTCTTCTACGAGAAGCGTATGGGCCAGGTTGTGGAGGCCGATATCCTCGGTGACGAGTGGAAGGGCTACCAGCTGCGCATCGCCGGCGGCAACGACAAGCAGGGATTCCCCATGAAGCAGGGTGTCCTGACCCACG GCCGTGTGCGTCTGCTCCTGAAGAAGGGACACTCGTGCTACCGCCCACGCCGCACTGGCGAGCGCAAGCGCAAGTCTGTGCGTGGATGCATCGTGGACGCCAACATGTCCGTGCTGGCTCTGGTTGTGCTGAAGAAGGGTGAGCAGGATATTCCCGGTCTTACCGACACCACCATCCCACGTCGCCTGGGACCCAAGCGTGCCAGCAAGATCCGCAAGCTCTACAACTTGAGCAAGGAGGATGATGTGCGTCGCTTCGTTGTGCGTCGCCCTCTGCCCGCCAAGGACAACAAGAAGGCCACCTCCAAGGCCCCCAAAATCCAGCGCCTGATCACCCCTGTTGTGCTGCAGCGCAAGCACCGTCGCATTGCGCTGAAGAAGAAGCGCCAGACCGCTTCCAAGGAGGCTGCCGCCGATTACGCCAAGCTGTTGGTGCAGCGCAAGAAGGAGTCCAAGGCTAAGCGCGAGGAGGCCAAGCGCCGCCGCTCTGCCTCCATCCGCGAGTCCAAGAGCTCCATCTCCAGCGACAAGAAGTAA